Proteins encoded in a region of the Streptomyces sp. NBC_00258 genome:
- a CDS encoding glycogen debranching N-terminal domain-containing protein, which translates to MPLPTQSSTPHDNHPLTRRPAQFPITPGGATTPKAPLSLPPATANLPPAHGALICVALPGLAISAEHGQLTGQGLEGFYRAGRRMLSRCRLRVAGREPLAIQARMIAADQARFVATLSLSADGGPDPDVIVERTRYADGTERITLRSAAHRHLRLPVEVSLGTDLAELGEVASGRAGPDLPASVHDSGMRWSCATGHSVVTANPQPSDALASAGLLRWELDLQPGDTRSVELRVRPTGAGPIRAVARAATSPLAPARAVSDDPRAEALLRTSIEDLQALLLRDPVHPSDTHLAAGAPWRCGMAPADALAAARMTLPLGTRLAAGTLRTLARTQLVGAGPRSGLLPGPRRHAGTHLPPSCTGEEATLLFPVVLAEARRWGLPEQETEELLPVAERCLQWLRTAVGDSTYLSDPRPGGPWRCETQAHAHRAALLGADLLDAYGRGGGPELRGWARGMRAAFQEDFWIEDRGGGRPAAARLPDGRIVPHLGAASVHLLDTGLLDAGAPAPGLLDKVQTEQLARLLGGPVMDSGWGLRSLGAKEAAYNPFGHRGGAVRVHETAVAVAGLAAAGYEKEATSLLRGVLSAAEAFGYRLPEMYAGEQRTEGGAPLPHPAACRPAATAAAAGVLLLTTLAGIRPDAPAGTVTLRPLRGAPLGEIGLTGLRVAGAPFSVRVSRLGLAMVEEAADGLQLGV; encoded by the coding sequence ATGCCCCTGCCCACCCAGTCCTCCACTCCGCACGACAACCACCCTCTGACCCGCAGGCCCGCACAGTTCCCCATAACCCCCGGCGGTGCCACAACTCCGAAGGCACCCCTGTCCCTGCCGCCCGCCACAGCGAATCTGCCCCCCGCGCACGGCGCGCTGATCTGTGTCGCGCTGCCCGGGCTCGCGATCTCCGCGGAGCACGGCCAGCTGACCGGACAGGGGCTGGAGGGCTTCTACCGCGCGGGCCGACGCATGCTCTCCCGATGCCGACTGCGCGTCGCGGGGCGGGAGCCGCTCGCGATCCAGGCCCGGATGATCGCGGCCGACCAGGCCCGTTTCGTGGCGACCCTGAGCCTGTCCGCCGACGGCGGCCCCGACCCGGATGTCATCGTCGAACGGACGCGATACGCGGACGGCACGGAGCGGATCACCCTGCGCAGCGCGGCCCACCGCCATCTGCGCCTGCCCGTCGAGGTGTCGCTCGGCACGGACCTGGCGGAACTGGGCGAGGTCGCCTCCGGGCGAGCCGGTCCTGACCTGCCCGCCAGCGTTCACGACTCGGGCATGCGATGGTCCTGTGCCACTGGGCACTCCGTCGTCACGGCCAACCCGCAGCCCTCGGACGCACTGGCCTCCGCGGGGCTGCTCCGATGGGAGCTCGACCTGCAGCCCGGCGACACCCGAAGCGTGGAGCTGAGGGTACGGCCGACCGGTGCGGGTCCCATCCGGGCCGTGGCGCGCGCTGCCACGAGTCCGCTTGCCCCGGCACGGGCCGTGAGCGACGACCCAAGGGCCGAGGCACTCCTGCGCACGAGCATCGAGGACCTCCAGGCGCTGTTGCTGCGCGACCCCGTGCATCCGTCCGACACCCACCTCGCGGCCGGCGCGCCTTGGCGGTGCGGCATGGCACCGGCCGATGCGCTGGCGGCGGCGCGCATGACCCTGCCGCTGGGCACCCGGCTCGCCGCGGGGACCCTGCGCACCCTCGCGCGCACCCAACTGGTGGGCGCGGGGCCGCGATCCGGACTGCTCCCAGGGCCGCGACGGCATGCCGGTACGCATCTGCCACCGAGCTGCACGGGCGAAGAGGCGACCCTGCTGTTCCCCGTCGTTCTTGCGGAAGCCAGGCGCTGGGGGCTGCCTGAACAGGAGACCGAGGAACTGCTCCCCGTGGCCGAGCGCTGCCTGCAGTGGCTGCGGACGGCGGTCGGCGACAGTACGTATCTGTCCGACCCACGCCCCGGCGGACCGTGGCGCTGCGAGACCCAGGCACACGCCCACCGCGCCGCGCTGCTGGGCGCCGATCTCCTCGACGCGTACGGCAGGGGAGGCGGCCCCGAGTTGCGGGGGTGGGCTCGTGGGATGAGGGCCGCGTTCCAGGAGGACTTCTGGATCGAGGACAGGGGAGGCGGTAGACCGGCCGCGGCCCGTCTACCGGACGGACGGATCGTGCCGCACCTCGGTGCGGCCAGTGTGCACCTCCTCGACACCGGGCTGCTCGACGCGGGCGCCCCTGCCCCGGGGTTGCTCGACAAGGTGCAGACGGAACAGCTGGCGCGGCTGCTCGGCGGGCCCGTCATGGACTCGGGCTGGGGACTGCGCAGCCTCGGCGCGAAGGAGGCGGCGTACAACCCGTTCGGACATCGGGGCGGGGCCGTGCGGGTCCACGAGACGGCTGTCGCCGTCGCGGGACTGGCCGCCGCGGGCTACGAAAAGGAGGCGACCTCACTACTGAGGGGCGTGCTGTCGGCGGCAGAGGCCTTCGGGTACCGGCTGCCGGAGATGTACGCGGGGGAGCAGCGCACGGAAGGCGGTGCCCCGCTGCCGCATCCGGCGGCCTGTCGGCCGGCGGCGACGGCCGCGGCCGCAGGGGTCCTTCTGCTCACCACACTCGCCGGCATCCGTCCCGACGCCCCTGCCGGAACGGTGACGCTGCGGCCGCTCCGTGGTGCGCCCCTGGGCGAGATCGGGCTGACCGGCCTGCGCGTCGCGGGCGCCCCCTTCTCCGTACGCGTCAGCAGGCTCGGCCTCGCCATGGTCGAGGAGGCTGCCGACGGGCTCCAGCTGGGAGTGTGA
- a CDS encoding NUDIX hydrolase — protein MPYDPSAFPPFAVTVDLVVLTVRRHALCALAVRRGEPPFQGRWALPGGFVRPDEDLAQAAARELGEETGLCAHDPAAPAQANGAHLEQLATYGDPKRDPRMRVVSVAHLALAPDLPAPRAGGDANSARWAPVEELLQRGGYGRDGEQAAPLAFDHAQIVADGVERARSKIEYSSLATAFCPTEFTVGELRRVYEAVWGVALDPRNFHRKVTGTPGFLVPTGGTTTRQGGRPAQLFRAGGATLLNPPMLRPEV, from the coding sequence ATGCCCTACGACCCGTCAGCCTTCCCGCCGTTTGCCGTCACCGTTGACCTGGTCGTGCTGACCGTGCGTCGCCATGCCCTGTGCGCGCTGGCGGTACGGAGGGGTGAGCCGCCCTTCCAGGGGCGGTGGGCGCTGCCCGGCGGCTTCGTACGGCCGGACGAGGACCTGGCGCAGGCTGCGGCCCGGGAACTGGGCGAGGAGACCGGGTTGTGCGCCCATGATCCTGCCGCGCCCGCGCAGGCCAACGGCGCGCACCTGGAGCAGCTCGCGACCTACGGCGATCCGAAGCGCGACCCGCGGATGAGGGTCGTCAGCGTCGCCCATCTCGCCCTCGCCCCCGATCTGCCCGCGCCCAGGGCCGGCGGAGACGCGAACAGCGCGCGCTGGGCCCCCGTCGAGGAACTGCTTCAGCGAGGCGGCTACGGCCGTGACGGCGAACAGGCCGCGCCGCTCGCCTTCGACCACGCGCAGATCGTGGCGGACGGTGTGGAGCGCGCCCGCTCCAAGATCGAGTACTCGTCGCTGGCGACCGCCTTCTGCCCGACGGAGTTCACGGTCGGTGAACTGCGCCGGGTGTACGAGGCGGTGTGGGGCGTGGCGCTCGACCCCCGCAACTTCCACCGCAAGGTGACCGGCACGCCGGGATTCCTCGTCCCCACGGGCGGTACGACGACCCGCCAGGGCGGCCGCCCGGCCCAGCTGTTCCGCGCGGGCGGTGCCACGCTGCTCAACCCGCCGATGCTCCGCCCCGAGGTCTGA